Proteins encoded together in one Plasmodium cynomolgi strain B DNA, chromosome 9, whole genome shotgun sequence window:
- a CDS encoding hypothetical protein (putative): MEKSHRLHGLELPPSIEFDNYEGGVKMTKRLSIKNTTKKLIRFRFLFQSSVYFTYPLQEVESISAGLNKSYPITFFNPVNDFQTVNETLSIVIEDKQRDKRVTNVTFNNLCEDSGEKGVSDIIQMINQEDVQVRLIKKRIQLNWVAVLPQIIILSDQDRQIFHQSVVNFGEVALGQRLTRSIYLHNVTTAPITVRVKNAKNANANANANANANANAKKSNVFHLLKEQFTIKEGSKEEIILHINGQNQVNQYTEMIQFKACTDYCIELFFICEIKNVKLHFTKVVYLLENLKLGDSVTEKITIRNDDDTDVHVEIVNLGYIFTAKSTNFVVKKNSYHFVNLTYHCIYPVNVYKRLYFLVHLNKQIFYVDIICNYSVSYKMCPLSMHHVFRSKHFIHDKQTLYNSYYDKKDYIDIWDFPLEFDSYEDSTYEMIHEIVQADDGDLFVVPQQLEILESEEKDIMIINKTPVEYTCVWSNAVDQGRGQRSIFQIHPAEAQLLPFGCQTFRYEIHRSDDVPKCSPCWSEAVKNAKALKEKYTREVYECIVFPSNNRDYRKCNSKTLLPPRFLYVTLFQFKIKYLCETENVLDSLCVYPKQISFLNIIEEENAHAVVRFWNSSDVAQLVDFTPFKGDVESIRVAPLVNYVPRRGSLNVLIFYSPKKAHLTEGEIKLHYLVNGIEKKHISVFVSHEINSVLLNGGDPNIVSPCITNVQKGVHVWPSSKVTFVCSLLAKCCCGMTRTHMRSGAYVVYINLPCVSTDTESSKKVAIENMTERNVLCMLVKEDATSILGIHIKGNNHPPLGAQSGEECTPHRNNQVEELNTWQLQNGEEEQNEGTSSLTNEDKKYTFYFFCLLPFEKRNIYICASSDSTLKKSVPLLLSYMLYINEEDMRSKFTFMKKNMKDHIKRCRRFLVHVNIIKCALSLHPKVVESEPIIVGSKFNAKIKIHNEHPVKVNFKTKTEIIQIGNRKIFDEEEIKEADRNVVVEKSEDVINSFSSKYAYVSFKTSQQGHFVYRFCVIVGGKREKWRSSEVSKWRSSEVSKWRSGEEISSSIGRRSKAPQNHVDIVLKVVMPYFQIIDINDFKTPQSIYWNMISADRINSYVLFLEHLLLC; encoded by the exons ATGGAAAAAAGCCACAGGCTGCACGGGCTCGAACTCCCCCCGTCAATCGAATTTGACAACTACGAGGGGGGGGtcaaaatgacgaaaaggCTGAGCATAAAAAACACTACGAAAAAGTTAATACGGTTTAGGTTCCTCTTCCAAAGTAGCGTATATTTTACTTACCCTCTGCAGGAGGTAGAAAGCATCAGTGCAGGGTTAAACAAAAGCTACCCCATAACATTCTTCAACCCTGTAAACGATTTCCAAACTGTGAATGAAACGTTAAGTATAGTGATCGAAGACAAGCAGAGGGACAAGAGA GTGACAAATGTAACTTTCAACAACCTATGTGAAGACAGTGGAGAGAAAGGGGTCAGTGACATAATCCAAATGATCAACCAGGAAGATGTTCAGGTGcgtttaataaaaaaaagaatccagTTAAACTGGGTTGCCGTGCTGCCCCAAATTATCATTCTTTCCGACCAAGACAGGCAGATCTTCCATCAAAGCGTGGTCAACTTTGGCGAAGTGGCCCTAGGACAGCGACTCACCAGATCGATATATTTGCATAACGTTACCACTGCCCCCATAACGGTGAGGGTGAAGAAtgcgaaaaatgcaaatgcaaATGCAAATGCGAATGCTAATGCGAATGCTAATGCGAAGAAGAGCAACGTTTTCCACCTTTTAAAGGAACAATTCACAATAAAGGAAGGTTCCAAAGAGGAAATCATTTTGCACATCAACGGACAGAACCAAGTTAACCAATACACAGAAATGATACAGTTCAAAGCATGCACAGATTACTGCATCGAACTATTCTTCATttgtgaaattaaaaatgtgaagttACACTTTACCAAGGTGGTCTACCTTTTGGAAAATCTCAAGTTGGGAGATAGCGTGACGGAAAAAATTACCATCAGAAATGACGACGACACGGATGTTCATGTCGAAATTGTAAACCTTGGATACATATTTACCGCTAAGAGCACCAATTttgttgtgaaaaaaaattcataccACTTTGTGAATCTTACGTACCATTGTATATACCCCGTCAATGTGTACAAGAGATTATATTTCTTGGTTCAtttgaataaacaaattttttacgttgATATCATTTGCAACTATTCTGTTAGCTACAAAATGTGTCCTCTTTCGATGCATCACGTATTTAGAAGTAAGCACTTTATCCATGATAAGCAGACCTTATACAACTCTTACTATGACAAGAAGGACTACATCGACATCTGGGACTTTCCCCTCGAGTTTGACTCCTACGAGGATTCCACCTACGAGATGATACATGAGATAGTGCAGGCGGACGACGG TGACCTCTTCGTAGTCCCCCAGCAATTGGAAATCCTAGAATCGGAAGAAAAAGACATCATGATTATAAACAAAACACCTGTGGAGTACACCTGCGTTTGGTCCAACGCGGTGGACCAGGGGAGAGGACAGCGCAGCATATTTCAGATCCACCCTGCGGAGGCTCAGCTGCTACCCTTTGGGTGCCAGACGTTTAGGTATGAAATTCATCGTAGTGATGATGTTCCCAAATGCTCCCCCTGCTGGAGCGAAGC agtaaaaaatgcaaaggcTTTGAAGGAGAAATATACGAGGGAAGTATACGAATGCATTGTCTTCCCCTCCAACAACAGGGACTATAGGAAGTGTAACAGCAAAACGTTGTTACCCCCTCGGTTCCTATATGTCACTCTGTTTCagtttaaaataaagtacCTATGTGAGACGGAGAATGTTCTTGACAGCCTGTGCGTCTACCCCAAACagatttcctttttgaatattatcgAAGAGGAAAACGCCCACGCCGTTGTGAGGTTTTGGAATAGTTCGGACGTCGCACAGCTGGTTGACTTCACTCCATTCAAGGGCGACGTGGAATCGATCAG AGTCGCCCCGCTAGTGAACTACGTACCCAGAAGGGGCTCCCTAAACGTCCTTATCTTTTACTCCCCCAAGAAGGCGCACCTAACCGAGGGAGAAATTAAACTGCACTATTTAGTAAATGGCATTGAAAAAAAGCATATCTCCGTTTTCGTCTCGCATGAGATAAACAGCGTCTTGCTCAACGGGGGGGACCCCAACATAGTAAGTCCATGCAtcacaaatgtgcaaaagggTGTACATGTGTGGCCTTCCAGCAAAGTCACCTTTGTCTGTTCTTTACTTGCAAAGTGTTGCTGCGGGATGACCCGCACGCATATGCGAAGCGGGGCCTACGTTGTCTACATT AACCTACCGTGCGTAAGCACCGACACGGAGAGCTCCAAAAAAGTGGCCATCGAAAACATGACGGAGAGAAACGTCCTCTGCATGCTAGTTAAGGAAGATGCAACCTCAATTCTGGGAATTCATATAAAGGGGAATAATCATCCCCCCTTGGGAGCGCAAAGTGGAGAGGAATGCACACCTCATAGGAACAACCAAGTGGAAGAATTAAACACATGGCaattacaaaatggggaggaagaacaaaatgaaggaactAGCTCACTTacaaatgaagataaaaaatacaccTTTTACTTCTTCTGTTTATTACcgtttgaaaaaaggaacatctACATCTGTGCCTCTTCCGATTCTACGTTAAAGAAATCGGTGCCGCTGCTCCTCTCCTACATGCTGTACATAAATGAGGAAGACATGAGGAGCAAATTTACGTTTATGAAGAAGAACATGAAGGACCACATCAAACGGTGTAGGCGGTTCCTTGTGCACGTGAACATAATCAAGTGTGCCCTGTCGTTGCACCCCAAAGTGGTTGAGAGCGAGCCGATTATAGTAGGCTCGAAGTTTAACGCGAAG ATAAAGATTCACAACGAACACCCCGTTaaagtaaattttaaaacaaagACTGAAATTATCCAAATAGGAAACAGGAAAATATTTG atgaagaagaaattaaagagGCAGACAGAAATGTTGTAGtagaaaaaagcgaagatGTGATTAATTCCTTTTCGAGCAAATATGCCTACGTCTCTTTTAAGACCAGCCAGCAGGGCCATTTCGTCTACCGCTTTTGCGTCATCGTGGGAGGTAAAAGGGAGAAGTGGCGCAGTAGCGAAGTGTCGAAATGGCGCAGTAGCGAAGTGTCGAAATGGCGCAGTGGAGAA gAAATAAGTAGCAGCATAGGCAGAAGATCAAAGGCGCCCCA GAACCACGTCGACATTGTACTCAAAGTGGTGATGCCCTATTTCCAAATTATCGACATAAATGATTTTAAAACGCCACAATCCATATACTGGAATATGATTTCCGCGGATCGGATAAATTCGTACGTCCTTTTCCTTGAGCACTTGCTACTTTGTTAA
- a CDS encoding hypothetical protein (putative), whose product MKLVPLFALVLLLLATLVRVKCIKKTPHRRYPHLGYPPNIQHKGKSSGHEYAFIGIAKRKYDLSHFRKNKITPNDQHVVKKKNTVHVLYLHDGENGKGQVKNNHLNMKDKNWWNKVTSNLLIFNRKCLTRFLCVGTFCLGLYPLYTFLVNKKIELAIMNVFKENFLCVDIPQKMRRYFFSVSFGEFRSSPFFLSTILVYIEKKREATRMKSAIEAYNKSRDEYINTGRDSSEDSDHDADNFGYVDEGDDFGKDPY is encoded by the exons ATGAAACTCGTCCCCCTTTTCGCGTtggtcctcctcctgctcgcAACTCTCGTACGCGtaaaatgcattaaaaaaactcCCCATAGGAGGTACCCACATTTGGGATACCCCCCGAACATTCAGCACAAGGGGAAAAGTAGCGGCCATGAATATGCCTTCATTGGGattgcaaaaaggaagtatgACTTGTCACATttcaggaaaaataaaataactccCAATGACCAACAcgttgtgaaaaaaaagaatactgTGCACGTCTTATATTTACATGATggggaaaatggaaagggaCAAGTGAAGAACAatcatttaaatatgaaagataaaaattggtGGAATAAAGTAACATCAAACTTGTTAATATTTAACAGAAAATGCCTGACCAGATTCCTCTGCGTGGGTACCTTCTGTTTAGGCCTCTACCCATTGTACACCTTTTtagtaaacaaaaaaattgaacttgCCATTATGAATGTTTTTAAAGAGAACTTTCTGTGTGTGGATATTccccaaaaaatgagaagatattttttttccgtttcgtttGGTGAATTCAGAtcatctccatttttcttgtccACAATTTTG gtttatatagaaaaaaaaagggaggccaCACGGATGAAGTCTGCAATTGAAGCTTACAACAAGAGTAGAGACGAGTATATAAACACTGGTAGGGATTCTTCAGAGGACAGTGACCACGACGCGGATAATTTCGGTTACGTAGATGAGGGGGACGATTTCGGGAAGGACCCCTACTGA
- a CDS encoding calcium-dependent protein kinase 3 (putative), whose amino-acid sequence MTKKKKKKNSSKGLYLNVKRKNTHYGENEQEEFAEDIFENENFDELQFVEDEHVEYKTYNSFSNTGLKLLSKYSVEDGKGGITKTKRKKKRQGQEGQEQESYSKYNFNDEEPFKGNHNEFDSDIIKFLNRNKKSIDYDKRKGRPFQKEDAYSYDATEGYGGERGKQKQLRAAREDKDNYEYYRAENADYYDREEEEGEEGDQSGGSQSGGSQSGDDQSGGSQSGDDQSGGSQSSDDYDTSAARCKYERSGGVDGSDKFKRGGSVGQEEEEGEDDEEGEEDEEEEEDEEDEADEEDEEDEEEEADEEDEADEEDEADEEDEADDDGESNHDPLDRKEVTNTEDPSGRPPLASEFKYRNTPAGVHIYDKREDGHFENEENTWNATKHDSTARIYGGGKRHEIKLGHSGRRKEENPKVEYPEKTQNKKAVNINVSESNLKKSSTSYGRQYNVQRSAMEEKSSLRNALNIGNPNLSKDKYKFNLPNGEDKLIKFNIGDHTISDGRSKPIHKDERINALDYILHSSNQSVHAGTNDYFLKRVGEEAGEAEEDCTDSHLGQAGQIRQPPREETQKTQKDPHGEEKKKNNIKSFLDKIKHRKNNEDMLKREQSKYDNAERNEKKDKFKMKFTDILHAGTLGNFFHRNKSSAAKSLSPQRERDASVEPCIKSNGVEKFGWLHRGRSDPRRDDEQQRRGDDQQHHQRDNQQQLRGDDQQHHQRDDRFPLQKKKTLAQASMIKDEKAHYSTRDGVKILDAISNQEEAINDGTIMHSGRKSYDNRGIHKRGSKNTPESSYKGGSSPKEPIASKVTPVTWDGKKNVIGKPADRNKKNPKQEDSKEISSNDIMSGKYSRKYHTSKHDLDADTNRKGPGKESILPSIYQQLYYRSAHGNENKIAPFEDDPKRGRQIILQGGNGRDEESDVKMEQTLNRKMIENNELKKRNENNDEVLATPFYIKSKIDKVLKNSEIFERSARATFQQFDVKNKNFLHFSEIESLIQKLCFNLELPPVDKNILSIVYKDYDSSKNNSMNYTDFRQMYWDLLKQIKKKYYPTKNLKIKRNCIISRKKLGGYDYSSIYNYLSFKKILGCGAFGEVHLVEDNICKLYKVVKILKKKKLKNIKINEEINVLIYLDHPNIIKIFDVYENVDCTYIVMELCEGGELMDKIVKSSIFNEEYIKNIMFQILCAIAYMHSNNIAHKDLKPENILFKSKGDDTLKIIDFGLAELINHTEGVSKTAAGTVLYMAPEVFKKKFTIKCDIWSAGVIMFFLFSKNLPFCGNTYDEIKLSIFKDEPDYKSLKGRLSQPALHMLKLMLEKDYTRRPMAAVLLHHPWFQGFLDPVQINPSTLSNIKAYMKQSNIRNIIVNIMAHELSVIDSHLKYINELFCKIDTNHNGSLSHGEIYAVLANAGIKKWDINRIVQALDINDRGSVTYTEFIAGCYRWKDIESTFLKAAFNKIDKDEDGYISKSDIVTLVQDKVIESHDVDNFFTSVFLVKKGLSCERRANRINFEDFKEYLLSTF is encoded by the exons atgacgaagaagaagaaaaaaaaaaactcatcgAAAGGACTCTATCTAAACGTGAAGAGAAAGAACACACACTATGGAGAAAACGAACAGGAAGAGTTCGCGGAGGATATctttgaaaatgaaaattttgacgAACTACAGTTTGTGGAGGACGAACATGTGGAATACAAAACTTATAATTCCTTTTCCAATACAGGATTAAAACTGTTAAGTAAATACTCAGTCGAAGatggaaaggggggaatCACCAAAAcgaagagaaagaaaaaacgacaaGGACAGGAGGGACAAGAACAAGAGAGCTACAGCAAGTACAATTTCAACGATGAGGAACCGTTTAAGGGTAATCACAACGAGTTCGACTCGGACattatcaaatttttaaatagaaataaaaagagcatTGATTATGACAAACGGAAAGGCCGTCCGTTTCAAAAAGAAGACGCCTACTCTTATGACGCCACTGAAGGTTATGGCGGGGAGAGGGGAAAACAGAAACAGCTGCGCGCTGCTCGGGAAGACAAGGATAACTATGAATATTACCGGGCGGAGAACGCGGACTATTACGACcgcgaggaggaggaaggagaggagggCGATCAAAGCGGTGGCAGCCAAAGTGGTGGCAGCCAAAGTGGTGACGATCAAAGTGGTGGCAGCCAAAGTGGTGACGATCAAAGCGGTGGCAGCCAAAGTAGTGACGACTATGATACCAGCGCAGCGCGGTGTAAGTACGAACGAAGCGGCGGCGTAGATGGAAgtgataaatttaaaagggGTGGATCAGTGGGacaggaggaagaggagggagaagatgatgaagagggagaagaagatgaagaggaagaggaagacgaggaggacgaagcagacgaggaggacgaagaagacgaggaggaagaagcagacgaggaggacgaagcagacgaggaggatgaagcagacgaggaggacgaagcAGACGATGACGGCGAGAGCAACCACGACCCCCTTGACCGGAAGGAGGTAACCAACACGGAAGACCCAAGCGGCAGACCCCCCCTCGCAAGCGAGTTCAAGTACCGAAACACCCCAGCGGGGGTACACATCTATGATAAAAGGGAAGACggtcattttgaaaatgaagagaacaCGTGGAACGCCACAAAACATGACTCCACAGCGCGCATATACGGAGGTGGAAAAAGGCATGAAATAAAACTTGGGCACAGcgggaggaggaaggaagaaaacccAAAAGTAGAGTACCCcgaaaaaacgcaaaataaaaaagctgtGAATATAAACGTAAGCGaaagtaatttaaaaaaaagtagcacgTCCTATGGAAGACAATACAACGTGCAGAGGAGTGCCATGGAGGAAAAGTCATCCCTCAGGAATGCCTTGAACATTGGGAACCCTAACCTCAGTAAGGACAAGTACAAATTTAATCTCCCTAATGGGGAAGATAAGCTAATTAAGTTTAATATAGGTGACCACACGATCAGCGACGGCAGGAGCAAGCCAATTCACAAAGATGAGAGGATAAACGCACTCGACTACATTCTTCATTCGTCAAACCAGAGTGTGCACGCAGGGACcaatgattattttttaaaaagagtgggggaagaagcaggtgaagcagaagaagactGCACAGATAGCCACTTGGGCCAAGCGGGGCAAATACGCCAACCACCCAGGGAAGAAACGCAGAAAACGCAGAAGGATCCCCAcggggaagagaaaaaaaaaaataacatcaaaAGCTTCCtagacaaaataaagcacAGGAAAAACAACGAAGATATGCTTAAACGGGAACAGAGCAAATATGATAATGCGGagaggaatgaaaaaaaggacaaattcAAAATGAAGTTCACGGACATTCTGCATGCAGGGACGCtgggcaattttttccaccgcAACAAAAGTAGCGCCGCGAAGTCGTTGTCCCCGCAGCGAGAGAGGGACGCCAGCGTCGAGCCGTGTATCAAGTCGAACGGCGTGGAGAAGTTCGGATGGCTCCACCGGGGGAGGTCCGACCCCAGGCGCGACGACGAGCAGCAGCGCAGAGGCGACGATCAGCAGCATCACCAACGTGACAACCAGCAGCAGCTCAGAGGCGACGATCAGCAGCATCACCAACGCGACGaccgcttccccctccagaaaaaaaaaacactcgcCCAGGCGTCCATGATAAAAGACGAGAAGGCACATTACAGCACAAGGGACGGGGTGAAAATTCTGGACGCCATTTCGAACCAAGAGGAAGCCATCAATGACGGTACTATTATGCACAGTGGCCGAAAGTCATATGACAACAGGGGGattcacaaaaggggaagtaaGAACACCCCAGAGTCTTCCTACAAAGGGGGCTCTTCTCCCAAAGAACCGATTGCTTCCAAAGTGACCCCCGTCACatgggatggaaaaaaaaacgtcattGGGAAGCCAGCCGACAGGAACAAGAAGAACCCTAAACAAGAGGACTCCAAAGAGATCAGCTCAAACGATATAATGAGTGGAAAATACAGCAGGAAATATCACACAAGCAAGCACGACTTAGATGCAGACACGAACAGAAAGGGGCCTGGAAAGGAGAGTATTCTACCCAGCATATATCAACAACTGTATTATAGAAGCGCCCatggaaatgaaaataaaatagctcCATTTGAAGATGATCCAAAGAGGGGAAGACAAATTATATTACAGGGAGGAAACGGAAGGGACGAGGAGTCAGAtgtcaaaatggaacaaacgTTAAACAGGAAAATGATCGAGAACAATGAACTGAAGaaacgaaatgaaaataatgacgAAGTGTTGGCCACcccattttatataaaaagcaaaattgacAAAGTTCTAAAGAATAGCGAAATTTTCGAGCGATCCGCAAGAGCCACCTTTCAGCAGTTcgatgtgaaaaataaaaactttcTGCATTTCAGCGAGATCGAGTCACTGATTCAGAAGCTCTGCTTCAATTTGGAGCTCCCCCCTGTGGATA agAACATCCTCTCCATCGTCTACAAAGACTACGACAGCAGCAAGAACAACAGCATGAACTACACCGATTTCAGGCAGATGTATTGGGACCTTCTGAAGCAGATCAAGAAAAAGTATTACCCaacgaaaaatttaaaaataaaaagaaactgCATAATCAGCAGGAAGAAGCTGGGAGGGTATGATTACTCATCGATATACAATTATCtgagttttaaaaaaatcctgGGATGTGGTGCCTTTGGAGAAGTACACCTTGTGGAAGATAACATCTGTAAGCTTTACAAAGtggtgaaaatattaaaaaaaaaaaaattaaaaaatataaaaattaacgaaGAAATTAATGTACTCATATATCTAGATCATCCAAacatcataaaaatatttgacgTTTACGAAAATGTGGATTGTACTTATATTGTCATGGAGCTTTGCGAAGGAGGGGAACTTATGGACAAGATAGTCAAGTCCTCCATTTTCAATgaagaatatataaaaaatattatgtttcAAATTCTGTGTGCCATAGCATATATGCATAGCAACAACATTGCCCACAAGGACTTGAAACCTGAGaatattttgttcaaatCCAAGGGAGATGATACATTAAAGATCATTGATTTTGGGCTAGCTGAATTGATTAATCACACAGAGGGAGTTAGCAAAACTGCTGCAGGGACTGTCCTCTACATGGCACCcgaagtttttaaaaaaaaatttaccatcAAATGTGATATATGGTCAGCTGGAGtgattatgttttttttgttctccaAAAATTTGCCCTTTTGTGGGAACACCTACGACGAGATTAAGCTCAGCATATTCAAGGACGAGCCTGACTACAAGAGCTTGAAGGGACGGCTGTCTCAGCCCGCGCTGCACATGTTGAAGCTCATGCTGGAGAAGGACTACACCCGGCGGCCCATGGCGGCAGTG CTCCTGCACCACCCCTGGTTTCAGGGATTCCTAGACCCAGTGCAAATAAACCCAAGCACGCTCAGCAACATAAAGGCCTACATGAAGCAATCCAACATCAGGAACATAATAGTCAACATAATGGCCCACGAGCTCAGCGTAATAGACAGCCACTTAAAGTACATCAATGAGCTCTTCTGCAAAATAGACACCAATCATAACGGCTCGCTCAGTCACGGGGAAATTTATGCCGTGCTGGCCAATGCGGGTATCAAGAAGTGGGACATCAACCGGATCGTGCAGGCGCTGGACATCAACGACCGGGGCAGCGTGACCTACACGG AGTTCATCGCCGGATGCTACCGATGGAAGGACATAGAATCCACTTTCTTAAAGGCGGCCTTCAATAAGATCGACAAG GACGAAGATGGCTACATCAGCAAAAGCGACATAGTAACGCTGGTGCAGGACAAGGTCATCGAGAGTCACGACGtagacaattttttcacatccgTGTTCCTTGTGAAGAAGGGCTTATCTTGCGAGCGGCGCGCGAACAGG ATAAACTTCGAAGACTTTAAAGAGTACCTTTTAAGCACGTTTTAG